In Dermacentor variabilis isolate Ectoservices chromosome 10, ASM5094787v1, whole genome shotgun sequence, the genomic window ccttgcactgcgaaggctactgTGGAGCGGGGCATGCCCACGACGCTCCActtactgaacgtcaccgtggcacgcagttcaaatttggttTTGAATGTTCACATAGATGCCACTACTTACGATTTTGTCACCTGCGACGTGCCAAACTCGGTTGTCCTCCGCGAGCTGCGGTGCTCTCGGTCAGCGGACTTGTCGCGGCACCCCGCAGCGGCCACGGTATCCATACtatgtagcagaccgcagctacacaTAACTGTAGCATGTGTGCTTGAGTTCATGCTCACACTCATAATGCTCCAGCCTAACTGTGCTACGTGGTATGAACCAGCTTTGTCTTGCACCAGATTGATCGACGGGTAGTAGCCGCATCCAACTTTCgcattttgaagcactatcaaGAGCTCAaaacgaagcgaagtctgccaaagCATTCAGGAAGTCTACCAAGAGTGGCCAGGGGTGAgcatgtggtctgaccttaagtttcatgTGGTTCAAGGCTGGTTGAGTGAAATTAGTTGAAATTAGCGGACCCAGTGGCTAAGACACCAACAAACAGGGTGGCCTGGCATAATTTTAATTCCTACGCTGATGGCCAAGCATCAGCAGACAATTGTCAGCTTCTTCCGAAAGTGCATAATTTTTATCACAACTTAAAAAcaaattttcgcttacttcagcctgtttattaaactgcatcagTAAATATACATGGTAACACTGgaaagaagcacactgatccaaacaccattcttgattgatgtcagctattggccaatagcgccacgtatgggaatctgctatattataaAATAAAGCAGCCCAGAAAGAGTGAAgcgcaggcttctgttgaaaagaaagcgatttaaaaaaaaaaggtgatctTGGCTCCACTTGTGAACTGCATGCGCCGTGCTTGAGCGAAAAATTTGGCTGTGATGTTCAGAGCAACATATGTTGTCCGtggactgtgttttttcaccgaACTCTAGGGATGGTTTACGATCTCTTTAATGAATTAGGTGCAAGGACAGAGTTACATGTTGTCAGCTCATTTTATGCCACTGACAGTGTGTGGCAATTTGCTATGAATTTGCTAAAACATTTTGTGTGCTATTGTGGCAGGAGCATGTGCTAGAGCAACTTACGGATGTGAGCATTCCTAGATTGCTCCATTGCGTATCGAAGTATATTACGCCATAGCCAAATAGCCACAATTTGTGTAATCGTCGTTCGAAACTTGTAGCAACTCTTTTTTGGCCGGCGCACGGAGATTTCCCAATGCATTAATGCTTTATGATAGTGCCATAGTTGCAAAAGGTTACAGATTGTTTAAATACTGAGATAGGACATAATTTCAACATCCATTATGCTTTGTACTGTGCTACCACTGTCTAAGGGTGTGCAAGTTGGCCAGTACTCATTCATAGCTTAGAGCCACTGGTTAAAGTTGTGGCTCACAAAGATGTAGCGGTGTTCTTGCCTTAGTGCCCCATACATATATTCTTGCTCCTGCCAGCAGCATTTAGAAGCTATGAGATCCAGCCACTGGCTCTGTGATGGAGATTTCAAATTGAAGGAGGGGGGCCTTGTTATCTTCCAAGCTTAATTGCACACCCTGTGATGCATGTACAGTTGTCCACAAAAATTTACAGGACATAGAATTTGCTAAATTGAAGTTCTTGCAAAGCCTGAACACATGGCCTCAAATCTGAAATTGTAGTCTGTAAGAGTTTTCAAAACTTACACAGTTGGCCAATAGAGCAAAAACAGTATGCCTTGACAGAACAAACAGAAATTCACATTTATGTTGGAACAAGTGTCCTACAAACTTTTCTGGCCTGCAGTCCGGAAAAGGCATTCGGCTCATATTTTCTTTGAAAAATTGTCTTGTTAATAAACAAGTTTGCTCATGATGTTCACAAAATGCTGTGGGACCCTTGAAGAACAACTACAACAAAATTTTGAACAGCGTGAGAAGCCTAGTTTGAGGTAGCATAAATACGAAACCTCATTCATGCAGTACTTTACTTTTGAAATACAACTGGATACGTCACAAAAAGCTAGCAAAAATTAACATTTTTCATGCTAATACTAAGAAAGATGGCATCACTACTGCGTGCCGGAAATGGCACACAACCAAGATTGTTGAGAATCGACACAGCTAATTTGTACAACCTCCCAGATTAGGTGGCATGCTGAGAAACGGAGGTAGTGGGCCGAAATTTACTTCATACCACCAAGTGCGTGCATTGTCTGCTTATGAACCATTTAAAGGCTCTTAACAAGAAACAaaacaattaccagccctgcagctttgcaaGCATTACTTCAAACTATATATGCTACACATTTATAAACAGTTTAGCCGAAGTGAAATTCAGTCTCAGTTGGCCTCGTTCCAGTGATGAAAGTGCTAATACAAGGCACCTACTGAGCAAACACTTCTACTTTCTCTCCAGGAGTACTGCAGGTGCTGAGTGACTTGGAGAAGGCACCAAGATGGCGGTGCACGCAGTGGCAGCCGCGGCGGCTGCCGGGGGTGCCAAGCGCAAGGAGATCTACAAGTACGAGGCGCCCTGGACAGTGTACAGCATGAACTGGAGCGTACGACCTGACCGGCGCTTCCGGCTCGCCCTTGGCAGTTTCATCGAGGAGTACAACAACAAGGCAAGCTGGCAGCATGCTCGCTTCTTCTGCTGCCTTCTTTGCAGCCATTGCAAACAAAGTGGTAAATGGAAAAAGCCATGATGTCTGAAGAATTTGACggagtgggctagttggtttagcGCACAAAAGTATGTGCGTCACAACCACAGCGGGTGCCAGCCAGCCCAGCATGAGGCGATTTAGGCAGCCGGATTCGCACAATAGAGGACAGGTCTCGCAGCTGGACCAGGTTGAATCACTAGCTGTTCTCAGCTGGTGTCTTATGAAACTCTGTCTTAGCAAAGCACATTATCAGGAGGGGGTACAAGTAGGCAGCCCAAAAACCAAAGTATTTTAACATTGTACCAGAAATGTGGCAGCTCAGTGCCATAATTGAACTTTAAATTCAAACCTAATGATTAGGTAAATGACAAGAGAAAGGCCCCCAATATGTGTATCGCTGTATCTATAACGCCAAGCTGGAATGGGTCTATAAATTTAATAAAATAAGTAGCAAGTACTAGATCTCTTCTACCCCCAAAAGAGGCTTGGTTAGCCAGACGATTACCAGAGGTGAACTACTTCAACAATTAGTTTTCTTCTTCAGGTCATTGAGAAACTCTTCAGTATAAAAGTAGGAGGTAGTAGTAAGGACTGCATCGTGATCCCTTTGTGTTAATTGTGGCCTGGTGCGTAGGCTGACTGTGTTGTACTGGGTTGCAGGTGCAACTGGTGTCCTTGGACGAAGACACTTCAGAGTTCCTGGCCAAGAGTACCTTTGACCATCCATACCCGACAACAAAAATAATGTGGATTCCTGACACTAAGGTAAGTTGGGTCTGACAGACTTGAGTAACATTATTTAACTTCATCGCTGTTTTTTCGTtgcttttcattttttaaatgttgctgcttctaaaaaaggaaataatggtAACTTGATGTGCCATTTGTTGAGGCACATGACTGAACACTTTCACGAGCGCTTTTCAGAATATTAGCAGGATTCACTGAACGGCAGAGCAAGGAAAAGGTTATGTTTGCAGAGATACGTTGGCAGCTTTGCACACTCATAAGAAAGTGCAATGTAATCTCAGTTATACTCTCACAATTCATACTGTGGAAATGACCTTGCACATGGCGAACCCAGCTTATGACAACTGCCTAGTGGGGGACGCAACTCTCATTGATTCAACACTGCTACAGCATTTTTTACTTTGATTTAGAGACCAGACGACTATTAACTTTTCCTTCCTCGTCTTCTCTGATTGTTCCAGGGTGTGTTTCCCGACTTGCTGGCGACGAGTGGGGACTACTTGCGGGTGTGGCGTGCAGGCGACGAGACACGCCTGGAGTGCCTGCTGAACAACAACAAGAACTCCGACTTCTGCGCACCCCTGACCTCCTTCGACTGGAACGAGGTGGACCCCAACCTGCTTGGGACGTCCAGCATAGACACCACCTGCACCATCTGGGGCCTTGAGGTACTATAGCCACTGTCAGCATCGTGGTTTGGGCCATGGTTTGTTTTGCAACTTCACCAATGCTTTGGCAGAGAATGTGCCTGGGCATCTTTTGACATCTTGGTTcatgtgtgagagagagagtgtaATGAAAGCTTAAGATGCCAACCATGCTATACACTGGGCTTACTTCTTCAGACGAGATGTTTGAATTTACACCAACCacccaacaaaaaaaaagaagaaaaaaaaaggagaaaaactaTAAATTAACTAACAGTCAAGATGACTGATAAAAATTCAGAGAATGTCTATCAGTCCTGTCTGACATAAGTATAACAGCAGGGCCTTCGAGACTTCGATTGCATCCCCACTTACTTTCCATTGGCCTAGAAAGTCACTAGTCCATATTCGACCGTACCGATATTTGACttcgagcgtatcggaatcttggaaaaatgctaacataatcctaatccataagaaaggggacgccaaagacttgaaaaattatacaccgatcagcttgctgtccgttgcctacaaagtatttactaaggtaatttcaaatagaatcaggaacaccttagacttccatcaaccaaaggaccaggcaggattccgtaaaggctactcaacaatagaccatattcacactatcaatcaggtgatagaaaaatgtgcggagtataaccaaccattatatatagctttcattgattacgagaaagcttttgattcagtcgaaatctcagcagtcatggaggcattgcggaatcagggtgtagacgagccgtatgtaaaaatactgaaagatatctatagcggctccacagccaccgtagtcctccataaagaaagcaacaaaataccaataaagaaaggtgtcaggcagggagatacgatctctccaatgctattcacagcgtgtttacaggaggtattcagagacctggattgggaagaattggggataagagttaatggagaataccttagtaacttgcgattcgctgatgatgttgccttgctcagtaactcaggggaccaacaccaaggcatgctcactgacctggagagacaaagcagaagtgtgtgtctcaaaattaatctgcagataactaaagcaatgtttaacagtcccggatGAGAACAGCAATGtaagataggtagcgaggccctggaagtggtaagggaatacatctacttagggcaggtagtgaccgcagatccgaatcatgagagtgaaataatcagaataagaatgggctggggtgcgcgtGGCAGGcgttctgagatcatgaacagcaggtttccattatctctgaaaagaaaagtgtataacagctgtgtcttaccagtactcacgtacggggcagaaacctggaggcttacgaaaagggttctacttaaattgaggttGACGCAataagctatggaaagaatgataggtgtaacattaagggataagaaaagggcagattgggtgaggaaagaaacgcgagttaatgatatcttagttgaaatccagaaaaagaaatggacatgggctggacacgtaatgaggagggaagataaccgatggccattaagagttacggaatggattccaagggaagggaagcatagcaaagggcggcagaaagttaggtgggcggatgagattaaagggacactaaaggttaccagaaagtcaagttaaagtggtagagcaatgttctagaacgtctaaggcgttaatataatcgcgaacagaactttagttaccgagaaattgaggcaaatgcatgacacgatttgagaccctccagcgacattccggtactagcccaatgacgaaagcactcctcataatttgttttACTAATAGTCAACTACTTGTAttgaaaatataatttcattcgattataagacggaagaaaatgctactttaCTACGTCTtatttgattctaagaaaaaataacattttgacgttacccttcagtagtatgggtggtcgaaaggtttcgttttcgctcgactctgcgccgcgcacgctttggagtttcagtagtttcgttatcgcgtcgtgctgtgagggttctgttggctcgcgaaactttcatttggaacaagcagcgagaatgccacgtccatgtgatgtcgtgggaagccctcgttgctttcccgctccggagagccggtgtcgaggccgccgtcgtagtacgcaacgacgccggcagcgcgagccctcagcagcaggtcgcgctcgtcagtgctcaaatcgctgaagttgagcccagcatcgcgagccaatctgtcatTGTctgtcgaagtttgcgtcatagaatgaagtaccagcttatggtcgcgcgtttctccttccgctagccaccatactcccgctttcgctctgctgtttGCTCtggcttggctctgtttctggccgtgcgttgtcattttgcacagaaaagccgtagcgccgtctgcggacgccgctTTACTcatcgacggcgcaacgtcactatgagacctgatgtcagtactcctcgatcggagggcgggcgatttgaactgcgctagagtgacgcggacgcttcagaacgcattttctcttaaaataagtctctccttggcacgaaacaagcgtttcgaggtttctgggatggtatttcaacagtccacgttgacttaatagtaacctttttTGTCcctttaagaagtttgcagggacaacatggccacaattagtacatgactggggtagttggagaagtatgggagaggcctttgccctgcagtgggcgtaaccaggctgatgatgatgatgatgatgatgatgatgatgatgatgatgatgatgatttgttctTGAATATCAAGTGAAGTCTTTGCTGATTACCATGTGCCAGTCAGTTTTGCCAAGTGTTTCAACTGATTTTTCAAGTGTGTCGCTGAACTCGGACGAAGTTGTCACTAAATTTTCTCTAAATCTTACTCTAATGGCACTAAAATTGTCACTAATACTGAAGAGTAAATTCTACATAATGGAAGCATCTTTTGGAACACCCTAATACAGTTGAATTCTATTGATTCGACCCTGACGGCATTAACAAAGTTGATCTACTCATCCGGTGGGTCGAATTTAACaaccgcagaagaaaaaaaaaaagcacaccgctgattcatttgCCAGTGTTTGCCCTATTCTAGCATGCTCCTGAATCAAATAGGCGGCCACTTTCTATTTGTCTAAAGTAGAAAGCTAACATAGAAATTACGTTAATGTTCTTAAATTAAGTATATCTAACGCACACCCAATTCTTTAGCAAGAAAAGCATTTCATAATGGCGGCCGGTTTCCTGAAGTTATCTTCGCCGCAATACAAtcgtgttatgcggtaaagcatacaaacaccGCAATGGCGGCTTTTGTTTCTTATCTGATTGCACTGTCCAGGCTATTTTCAGTCCATTTGTTGTGAAAAAACAATGGGCATGCATCAGAATTAGGTTTCAAAGTTCAAAGTTTATTTGTCAATACAGCATACAAATACATAAATTCTGACCTGCCTAAGCATGTTGTGCTTGTAAGTAAGTACCATAATCATACATTGATAAGCTACGGTTAATGCTTGAAACTATTCTTAGGGCAGACCGAAAGTAGGTGTTTTCGATGAGACATGACTTGTGTTTAACATATTCACCGTCCTCTAAGCTCCGCTGAGGCAGACACGGTCGCTAATGGGGTCGCCATAGAGGTCAGGAGCATGCTTGCttactggtcaagttcgaattatctggcgaaggccaattttaggatccaACTGAGGAATTTTTAGGCCCATAAAGATCCATGGGTGCCAGCTGAAACCATTGGTCAGGATCGAATTACCGTATTTTTACACGTGCAATCAGCACCCCCAACTGCAACAGCCCGGAAAAAAAATATTCCCGCGTATAATCTGCAGAAGTAACTGCGTACAGCACTACCCAAATATTTGCAAAGCAGTCTCCATTTGTGAATGCACGACTCGTCTACATCGTTTCTTCGGCCAGCGGCTTTGTTCCCCCATTCTTCGGCGATGCTGACAAAGCTGGATTCACACTCCGGACGTTATCGCGGACGAATCAGTCACATGTTATCTGACGTGAATCGGATCACTTCGCAGCTAGCACTCGCACGACAACAAATGACAGTGCGGACGGAAAAGCCCTTGCATCTGCAATGGAGCAAACACGACCGAGCCGAAAATGCCACTCGTGCTATGACTCACCGCTGTATCGGGAAGCACTTCACGCAGACTGAGAAAGCGCCGCGGGAACGGGTGACCTATAAGTTTGCCGGCGCCGCATGCACTATTCGCTAACTACTAAATGCAAAATGGTGACCCGTAAAGCAGGGGAGAACGGGCGACCATGAAAGAGAGGAGAAGGGAGCTTCAACAGCAGGGGTGTGGAGGAGGTGGGTTTCCCTAGGAGATCACGAAACTTTGAATGGCGGAGAACCTTTTCTTGAGGTGCGGCTTCACGGCAGCTCGCGCcgcgctgccgtgaagccacatctCAAGGAAAGGTTGTTTGGGTTTTGAAGCATGGTGGCTGCAGGGAGTTGTGCAACTGATATTATTGACGAACTCTGATCGTCGTCTACTTCTTTTGTTTCTGCAGACGGGCCAGGTGGTGGGCCGTGCGATGGCAGGCGGGGGTGCAGTGTCAGGACACGTCAAGACACAACTGATTGCCCACGACAAGGAGGTGTACGACATTGCATTCTCTCGAGCGGGCGGCGGCCGCGACATGTTTGCCAGCGTGGGTGCAGACGGGTCGGTGCGAATGTTCGACCTGCGCCACCTGGAGCACTCCACCATCATCTACGAGGACCCACAGCACCAGCCATTATTGCGTCTGGCCTGGAACAAGCAGGATCCCAACTACCTGGCCACTTTTGCCATGGATGCTTGCGAGGTGAATTGGTTGATTTACTTATAGAACCACACTTCCGCTGTAGGAAACGTGGTAATGGAAAGTTGCAGAAAAACATTAACTGCTGGACG contains:
- the wap gene encoding DDB1 and CUL4 associated factor wap, producing the protein MAVHAVAAAAAAGGAKRKEIYKYEAPWTVYSMNWSVRPDRRFRLALGSFIEEYNNKVQLVSLDEDTSEFLAKSTFDHPYPTTKIMWIPDTKGVFPDLLATSGDYLRVWRAGDETRLECLLNNNKNSDFCAPLTSFDWNEVDPNLLGTSSIDTTCTIWGLETGQVVGRAMAGGGAVSGHVKTQLIAHDKEVYDIAFSRAGGGRDMFASVGADGSVRMFDLRHLEHSTIIYEDPQHQPLLRLAWNKQDPNYLATFAMDACEVIILDVRVPCTPVARLNNHRACVNGIAWAPHSSCHICTAADDHQALIWDIQQMPRAIEDPILAYTAEGEINQIQWASTQPDWIAICYNSCLEILRV